The stretch of DNA ACCTGAACATGAGGCGTGGTAAGCAGATCGCTCAGGCCAGTCATGCTTCGATGTCCTTCATTTGCCGTCGATTGCAGACTTGCGCTTCGATTACTCTGGACGACTTTTCCGAAGTTGAGCGTGCTTGGCTGACAGGAGCTTTTGCCAAAGTCTGTTGCCGAGTGGACAGTGAAGAAGAATTGATGGCCATCTACGAGAAGGCGCAAGTGGCTGGCCTCGAAGTTCACTTGATTACCGACAGCGGTAAGACCGAATTCCACGGTCAGCCAACTCGCACTTGTTTGGCGATTGGCCCTGACGAATCCGAAAAGATCGATGTCATTACAGGGCATCTGAAACTACTCTGATAGCTGCTTCACGCCCGGTCAGGCTGCAACCTCTTTTCTGCTGCCTGACCGAGCAAGCTTGACCGACAATTCCAACAGGAAATCCTGAAAGTCACGGGAATTGTCAGTGGCTTCGGTCACGAAATGTGCAACCTCTTCGAGTGCTACCTTCAGCAGGCGATTCGAGAGAGCATCACGCCCAGCCACCACCGACGCCGAACCCGCAAGGTCGGCATTGATGAAGACCTCGCCTTGTCGGTAATAGCCGTTCAGCATGGTTCCTCCGTCCAAAATAGACGAAAAGCACTTCACGACCGGCTTCTCTTTGCCGTTGGTCAAGCGAACTTGCTGGAGAAGCTCCCAGACCAGATCAACCGCAGCCTGAGCATCGGGCGACGCTTCGGTGATATCTCGTCCCGAAAGTTCATCAACGGAGAGAACGCTGGCTGGCGTTTGCAGACCGTATCGGCTGGCTGCGTTGACCAAGCCTTCGGGAGCCTTCACAGGCTTGTACCCCTTCCTCTCAAGCTGATCGGCGCTGCCTTCTCCAGTCAGAACGGCATCATCACCGGCGACTTGAAGGAACGCTTCTTGCCAATTCTTCTGACGTAGCTGATCGGCTTCGTTGTCCCGATACGACGGCTGCAACGAGTAAGTATCGAAACTGAATTCCCACACCGGCTTGTCTGAGTTCAGCAGGTGATTGAAGAGGATTGCCAGAGTCGATTTCTCGGCACCGGCCAAGGCTCGCCCGCAATGGTGACGAACGTCCCAATCAGACGCTTTGCGGGCTTCGTCGATTGTCAGATCGTCGAGGTTGTAATCGAAGAGGCTTTCGGTGTCGGATGACTCGAACTCACGAACTCGAACACCACGACGGTAAATGACCGCCGCCTTTCGATCACCAAGATTGCGGTTACGCTTCGGCAGAATCGCCTTCGATAGCGATTCCGGTTCACTGAAGTGCAGGAACCATTTGCCCAGATCGTTGTAAAACTGAAGCACATCGGCATTGAGGGGGACAAAGACACGGGTGTGATCCCGCTTGGCCCGAACCTGAGCTTCGTCCACGATCTCGATCTTCACGCCCGACCAATCACCACGTTCACGGATTGAACGATCAATGGCGTTCGACACGAATTCACGCAGGGCCAACGAGACCTCGTTCCAATCTTGCTTGCCATAGTCGAGAACGAATCCCAAGTCTTCCGTGCTGGAACGGTTCACTCCATTCGCATCGACGCCGCCGTACCTCACAACCAGACGGGCAAACTGCTTCTCAGCCAGACCA from Planctopirus ephydatiae encodes:
- the pth2 gene encoding aminoacyl-tRNA hydrolase: MSDEPKKIKQVICVRHDLNMRRGKQIAQASHASMSFICRRLQTCASITLDDFSEVERAWLTGAFAKVCCRVDSEEELMAIYEKAQVAGLEVHLITDSGKTEFHGQPTRTCLAIGPDESEKIDVITGHLKLL